Sequence from the Fusobacterium periodonticum 1_1_41FAA genome:
AGAAAATCCATACATTCCAATATATGTTAACAACATAATCCCTATAATTTTAAGATTTATTCCTATACTTAAATTAAAAACAAATTTTGTAAACAATAAAACTACTATAATTTCTAGTATTTGAATAAGTAAAGTTGATAATATTTTTCCTAGTAATAAAATTTGAAAAGGGAGTATGGACATAAATTTTAATTCTAAAGTTCCTTGAATATTCTCTGATCTAATCTCACTACAAATAGTATTGATAGCTGAAAGAGAAATAATCCACATTATATAGGCTATTAAAACAAGTTCCCTAAAGTCAAAATTTTTAGAATAATACAAAGTATATTTATAACCTGATTTAGACAAAATTAAAAATGACAATATGGATATAAAAATTCCTATATCCATTAGAAAGCTAAATTTATAATTTTTTGCAATAATTAGATTTGTTATTATTTCAGATTTAAAAGCATTCAGATACTTTTTCATTTTTTCCCCTCCAAAAATTCCAAATATTTAGCTGTTACCTCTTCTAAACTAAGATTATTTTTTGAAAATTCTCCTATTATTTCACCCTTGTTTATCACAATAAAGTTATCTACAACTTTGTAAAGAAAATTAATATCATGTGATGAAATAATAATTTTATTACTATCATTTTTTATATAATTAGAAATAATTTGAATTAGTTTTTCTTCATAATAGATATCAAGTCCATTAGATGGCTCATCAAAACAAGCTAACTCAGGACTACTTAATAATGTATTTATTACTGAAACTATTTGTTTCTGACCTAGAGAAAGTTCTCCATATTTTTTATCTAACAAATTATCAATTTGAAAAAGCTCTTTATTTTTTTCTAATAAGTAATCTACTTCTTTCTTTAACTTTCCTTTTAAAGCAGTAAAATAATAAAAATTTTCTCTCACTGAAATATTCCAATAAAGATTTCTACTCCCATCAAACATAGTGCTGATTTTATCCATCGAAATTTTTTTATCATCTAATAAAACAGTTCCCGAATCAGCTGATATTAGACCTGATATAATTTTAATTAAGGTTGTTTTTCCAACTCCATTAGGACCAAGAAATGCAAAAATTTTATTTTCTTTAACTGTAAAACTAATATTTTTTAAGACTTCAATATTTTTAAAAGATTTATTAACATTATTCAGTACTAGCATTTACTTCCTCCTCATTAACTTGGATACAATATAATATATTCTATTCTATATCTTATTTTATTTCAAGAATTTTCATATTTTAAATTTAAATTTGTATTAAAATAATTCATTTTTAACTTAAAATTTGACTTTTTTATTTATTTATGTTATCTTATACTTTAGTGATATAAAAAATTGAAACTTTAGTTTTACTATTATTAACAATATAATTTTATAAATCAATAAGAGCAAGCAACAATATGTAGTGGTATTTGATAATCATATATACTATATATTGTTATTTTTTTTTAAAAGTGATAAAATGATTAAAGATGGAAAAGTTTTATATAAAAATCATTATACAATTTTAATATAATTGAAAAGATGGAGGCAGTTATGAAGAGAGTTATTAAAAGAGATGGTTCTGTTATTGAGTTTGATAAGAAAAGAATTATTAATGCGATTAGTAAAACATTTATACAAGCTTCCAGAGAGCCAAATATGAAGCTCATTGAAAAAATTGCCACACAGGTAGAAGAGCTTCCGAGTAAAGTTTTATCAGTAGAAGAAATACAAGATATAGTAGTTAAAAAATTAATGGCTTCTTCTGAAAAAGATATTGCTATGTCTTATCAAAGCTATAGAACTTTAAAAGCAGAAATTAGAGATAGAGAAAAAGGAATATATAAACAAATTAGTGAGCTTGTAGATGCTTCTAATGAAAAGTTACTATCTGAAAATGCAAATAAAGATGCAAAGACTATTTCTGTTCAAAGAGATTTACTTGCTGGAATTTCTTCAAGAGATTACTATTTAAATAAAATAGTTCCTAAACATATAAAGTTAGCTCATATAAAAGGTGAAATTCACCTACACGATTTAGACTATTTACTTTTTAGAGAAACTAACTGTGAACTTGTAAATATAGAAACTATGCTAAGAGGTGGATGCAATATAGGTAATGCTAAAATGCTTGAGCCTAATTCAGTTGATGTCGCAGTTGGTCATATAGTACAAATTATAGCTTCTGTTTCATCTAATACCTATGGTGGTTGTTCAATTCCATATTTAGATAGAGCTTTAGTTAGATATATAAAGAAAACTTTCAAGAAACACTTCTTAAGAGGTGCTAAATACATAGATGATTTAAAAGAAGAAGAAATTGAAGAATTAAAGAAAGAAAATTTAGAATATTCTAATCAATTTATAAAAAATAAATATCCTAAAACTTATGAATATTCTGTTGATATGACAGAAGAATCTGTAAAACAAGCTATGCAAGGATTGGAATATGAAATCAATTCCCTATCAACTGTAAATGGACAGACTCCATTTACAACTATTGGTATAGGAACTGAAACTTCTTGGGAAGGAAAACTAGTTCAAAAATATGTTTTAAAAACAAGAATGGCAGGTTTTGGTGCTAAAAAAGAAACGGCTATCTTCCCTAAAATAGTTTATGCAATGTGTGAAGGTTTAAATTTAAATGAAGAAGATCCTAACTGGGACATCTCTCAACTTGCTTTTGAATGTATGACTAAATCAATTTACCCTGATATTTTATTTATTACAGATGAACAATTAAAAAATGAAACTGTTGTCTACCCTATGGGATGTAGAGCTTTCTTATCTCCTTGGAAAGATGAAAATGGTAAAGAAAAATATGCAGGAAGATTTAATATAGGAGCTACAACAATTAATTTACCAAGAATAGCTATTAAAAATCGTGGTGATGAAGAAGGTTTCTATAGAGAACTGGATAGAATTTTAGAAATTTGTAAAGATAACTGTCTATTCAGAGCAAAGTATTTAGAAAATACTGTTGCAGAAATGGCTCCTATTCTTTGGATGTCTGGAGCACTTGCTGAAAAACATCAAAAAGATACAATCAAAGATTTAATTTGGGGAGGATATTCTACTGTATCTATAGGATATATTGGACTTAGTGAAGTATCTCAACTATTGTATGGTAAAGATTTTTCTGAATCAGAAGAAGTTTATGAAAAGACTTTTAATATATTAAAATATATGGCTGATAAAATTCTTGAATACAAGCAAAAATATAATTTAGGTTTTGCACTATATGGAACTCCTTCAGAATCTCTATGTGATAGATTTGCAAGAGTTGATAAACAAGAATTTGGAGACATAAAAGGAATAACAGATAAGGGCTACTACGATAACTCTTTCCATGTTTCTTCAAGAATAAATATGAGTCCATTTGAGAAATTAAGGTTAGAAGCTTTGGGACATAAATATTCAGCAGGTGGACATATAAGCTATATTGAAACTGATTCATTAACAAAGAACTTAGAAGCTATACCTGAAATTTTGAAGTATGCCAAAATGGTTGGAATTCATTATATGGGAATAAATCAACCTGTAGATAAATGCCATATATGTGGATATAAAGGAGAATTTACTGCTACAAAAGAAGGATTTACTTGTCCACAATGTGGAAATCATGATAGTAATGAAATGAGTGTAATAAGGAGAGTCTGTGGTTACCTATCTCAGCCTAATGCTAGACCTTTTAACAAAGGTAAACAAGAGGAAATTATGCATAGAGTAAAACACAGTTAGAGAAATGAATTATTCAGGAATAAAATATGCAGATATGATTAATGGAAGAGGTATAAGAGTAAGTTTATTTGTAAGTGGCTGTACTCATGCTTGTAAAAATTGCTTCAATGAGGAAACTTGGAAAGAAACTTATGGAAAGAAATTTACTGAAAAAGAAGAAGATGAAATTATAGATTATTTTAAAAAATATGGCAAAACAATAAGGGGTCTTTCACTCCTAGGTGGAGACCCTACATATCCTAAAAATATCAAAACACTTTTAAAATTTATTAAAAAATTTAAAGAAAATCTTCCTGATAGAGATATTTGGATATGGAGTGGTTTTACTTGGGAAGAAATTTTAGAAGATGAAAATAGATTTTCTCTTATAAAAGAATGTGATATTTTAATAGATGGAAAATACATGGATAATTTAAAAGACTTAAATTTGAAGTGGAGAGGTAGCTCTAATCAAAGAGTCATTGATATAAAGAAAAGTTTAGAAAATAATATAATAGTTGAATATATTTAAAAAACTGCACTAAACCTAAAAATAGTGCAGTTTTTATTTTTTAATTTTCTTTAGGTTTATCTATTTTATAGAATATGCTATATAACAATGGTACAACAAATAAAATTAATAATGTTGCCACAGTTAGTCCAAATACTATTGTTATTGCCATATCTGAAAATAGAGGATCAAACATCAATGGTATCATACCTAATACAGTTGTCCCTGCTGCAAGTATAACAGCTCTTATTCTGCTTGCACTTGAATCAATAACTGCCTTAAATGGTTCCTTATTTAAAGTGTAAATTTCATACCTTATCTGGTCTATTAAAACAATACCACTTTTTATCATCATACCACTTAAACTTATAGTTCCAATTATTGCCATAAAACCAAATGTTCTTCCTGTTATAAAAAGTCCTGGAAGTATACCTATAAAAGATAGAGGTAAAACTCCAAAAATTATAAATGGATCTCTTAAATTTCCAAATAGAAGTACACAAGTCATAAACATTATTATCAATTGCAATGGAATATAGGATATAATTTCTTCTGTATTTTTTTCTTGTTCATAAAACTCTCCACTCCACTCTAATTTATAGCCCTTTGGTAGTTCTATTTCACTTTCTTTTATAGCTTTAACGAATTCTTTTCTAACAGCTTCAACTCTATAGCCATTTTTTACATCTGCCTGTATTTGAATTGCTCTAAAACCATCTTTTCTTACTATAATAGGATTTTCCCAAACAAGATTTTCTTTTTTAATTAATTCTCTAAATGGAATACTCCTAGGTCCTAAGCCCCATACAGGAACTTGACCTAAATTATTAATGTTAAATTCTCTACCATCATTTTTTTCTTTAAATAGAACAGGTATATTTTCTTCTCCGTCTTTAAATGTACCTATTTTTATTCCATTAGTCGTTCTATTCAATGAACTTGCAATATCTAGTGCTGTCACAAGACTTTCTCTTTCTTTTACCTTATCAATCTCAGGTTTTATAACTAATTGTTTTTCTTTCCAATCTGTTTGAATATTTTCCGCTCCGTCAATATTCCTTAAAATATTTTCAAATTTCTTAGAATATTCTCTTAATATATTGGAATCCTCTCCAACAATTCTAAGTTGTATAGGATATCTTGTAGGAATACCATTAGTATATTTTCTTATTTCAACACGAGTATCAGGAAAATTATTATCTACAAAGTCTTTTACATCTTCTCCAATCTTATTAATATATTCTAATTTCTCTACTGAAATTATCAGTTGAGATAAGGCTGTATTAGGTAGTTCAGGAATAGAAGAAATATAATATCTTGATGGAGAGCCTCCTATTGCAGAAGTTACTGATACTACTCCTTCTTGTTTTAAAACTTCACTTTCAACTACTTGATTAATTTTATTGGTATATTCAATATCTGTTCCTTCAGGATTCCAAAGATTAATTACAAAACCTTTTTTATCTGATTCTGGGAAAAATGATAACGGAACTTTTATAAATAATAAAAGCGAAAGAAAAAATGCTCCAAGTAAAACAATCATTGAAAGTTTTTTGTAAATTAAGATTTTTTCAAGTATGACTACAAACCTATTATGGAATAATTTCCCTTTACTTTCTACACCTTTAAAATCATTTTCACTTAAATATATATCACAAAATACCGTTGTCTGTGTAAGTGATATTATCCAACTCAAACCTAAAGAAATAGCAACTACCCAGAATAAACTTTTTATATATTCTCCAGCTGTTGTTGGCATCATATACATAGGTAAAAATGCAATTACTGCTATAAATGTTGCTCCCAATAGCGGAATAGCTGTCTTGGATGTTGGCTTAGTTAAAGCTGTGTATTTATTATCTCCATTATCAAGAGAATCTAAAACTCCATCAACTACTACTATTGAGTTATCAACTAGCATTCCCATTGCAATTATAAAGGCTCCTAAAGATACTCTTTGTAAATCTATCTTCATAGCTAACATGGCAATTAGAGTTCCTAATATCGAAAGTATAAGCCCACTTCCTATTATTAGACCACTTCTAATTCCCATAGTTATTAAAAGTACTCCTACAACAACTATTACCGATTCAACTAAATTTATTATAAATTGATTTATTGCTGTTGATACAAGCTCAGGTTGATAATATACTTTTTCTATTTCTATACCATGAGGTAAGTCTTCTTTTAAAAGTTCTATTTTTTTACTTATTTCTTTTCCTGTTTCAACCACATTTGTTCCACTAACAGGTGATAACATCAGTCCAATAGCTTCTTTACCATTATATCTCATCTTAGTAGTATAAGGTTTAACTTCAGTTCTTCTGACTTCAGCAATATCTTTTAAAAGTACTGTTGTTGGTTTCTGAATACTTAATACTGCTGGAGTAGAATATATAACAAGATTTTCTATATCTTCTATTGACTCAAAACTTTGATCAATATCGAATCTAAGATTTTTATCTCCATGTAAAACTGAATTAGCATAAGCTGGTATATTTTGTCCTGTAAATGCTAAAGCTATCATTTTTTCATTTATACCAAGACTTGCTATTTTATCTCTATCTACTAAAACTTCTATAACTGTATCACTATTTCCAAATAAAGTTGTCTTTGCTACTCCATCTGTTTTTTCTAGTTCTTTTCTAATTTCTTTTGCATAATTGTAAAGTTCTTCTTTGGAGAAGCCCTCACTTGTTATTGCAAAAAACATTCCATAGACATCTCCATAGTCATCAAGAACTATTGGTGGTAAAGCTCCTAAAGGTAGACTAGTTTTTACATCATTTATCTTTTTTCTAACCACATCCCATTCTTGATCGACCTTATCACTTGGAGTGCTTTCATCTATCTTTATATGTACTTCTGAATAACTTGCCTTTGATACACTATCAATATCTGCATTTGGTATCTTTCTCAATGCCATTTCTATCTTATCTGTGACTTCTTGCTCCACACTTTCAGGAGAAGCACCAGGATATAGAGTAACAACTATTGCTTCTTTGACTTTAAATTCTGGATCTTCTAATTTTCCTAAACGAAAATATGAAATTATCCCAGCAAGAGTTAAAACAAATGTTGCAAAGAGCACAACTATTTTATTTTTTATAGAATATTCTATAATCTTCATTTGTTGCCTCCTAAAAGTTTCACCTTATCTCCATCAGCTAGTTTGCTTACTCCAGCAACTATAACCTTATCTCCTGTTTTTAAACCTTTAACTACACTTATTTTATCTGTTTCTCTCAATTCACCAATTTCTATTGGAGTTTTAACAGCTTGTCCATCTTTGAACAGATATACATTTGAGCCCTTATCTTCAAAAATAGCATTTATAGGAATTAAAATTTCTTCCTTTCCTTTATTTTTAACAGCTATAGTTACAGTTCCTGTTTGTCCTGATAAAAATTTATCATTTTCATTAAGTTCTGAAAAAGTAAATACTACAGGATAAGTCAAATTGATAGAATCAGGATTTTGAGCTATACTCTTTATTTTAAGACTATATATTTTATCTTTTGTGCTGTCTTTAAAACTTATATTCTCTGCATTTTTTATATAGTCTATATCTTTTACTGAAGCATTTATGGAAATATCAGTTATTTCATTTGAAATAAAAGATACAACTGGTCCTCCTTCTGGAACAACAGTTCCCACATTAGCTACCTTTTTATCTATATACCCATCATAAGGAGCTACTATTTTTGTGTCAGTTAAAGTATTTCTAGCATTTTGAAGTCCTGCACTAGCCTCTTTAAAAGTTGAAATAGCTACATTTCTTTGCATAAGTGCATTATCATAATCTTTTTTAGCTAAAGCATCTCCTTTGTATAATTTTTCTGCCCTAGCAAATTGTTGTTCAGCATTTTGAGCTACAGCTTTTGCAGCTTCATATTTTTTAGAAAATGCATCTAAATTAACTTTGTAATCTGTATCGTCAATTATAGCGATTACTTGCCCTTTTTTTACAAAATCTCCACTTTCAAAATTTATATTTTTTATTTTCCCTGCATATTTGAAAGCTAAAACTGTTTTCTGACTAGGAGAAATTTGTGCTGGAAAATCAATATTGAAATTTTCATCTTGCATTGAATTTATCTCTTGAATTTTTACTGATCTTATCACTTCTTCCTTAGCTTCTTTTTTACAAGCTGTAAAAAGACAAATTAATAAAATAACTAATATATATTTTTTCATAGTACTCCCTACTTTTCAATTAACATTTTTAATGTTTCTACTGAAACACTATATTTATACTCTGTTTTTAGTTTTATACTTTCTGCTTTTTCTAGCTCAGACATTGCTTTTAATAAGTCAGTATCTGTAGCACTTCCAACTTCAACTTCTAATTCCTTTTGTTTAAATTTCTTTTTAGCTACATTATAATTTAAGTCTGCCA
This genomic interval carries:
- a CDS encoding ABC transporter permease, translating into MKKYLNAFKSEIITNLIIAKNYKFSFLMDIGIFISILSFLILSKSGYKYTLYYSKNFDFRELVLIAYIMWIISLSAINTICSEIRSENIQGTLELKFMSILPFQILLLGKILSTLLIQILEIIVVLLFTKFVFNLSIGINLKIIGIMLLTYIGMYGFSLVVGSLILSKKKIGQLNMIIQILLLVFSNVFTISNIGFFSYLIPLGIGNHLIHLSYLKEEISSSKLLIFIFVCLLWIIIGQYLFNKAINYVKEKGTLSSY
- a CDS encoding ABC transporter ATP-binding protein, whose protein sequence is MLVLNNVNKSFKNIEVLKNISFTVKENKIFAFLGPNGVGKTTLIKIISGLISADSGTVLLDDKKISMDKISTMFDGSRNLYWNISVRENFYYFTALKGKLKKEVDYLLEKNKELFQIDNLLDKKYGELSLGQKQIVSVINTLLSSPELACFDEPSNGLDIYYEEKLIQIISNYIKNDSNKIIISSHDINFLYKVVDNFIVINKGEIIGEFSKNNLSLEEVTAKYLEFLEGKK
- the nrdG gene encoding anaerobic ribonucleoside-triphosphate reductase activating protein; this translates as MNYSGIKYADMINGRGIRVSLFVSGCTHACKNCFNEETWKETYGKKFTEKEEDEIIDYFKKYGKTIRGLSLLGGDPTYPKNIKTLLKFIKKFKENLPDRDIWIWSGFTWEEILEDENRFSLIKECDILIDGKYMDNLKDLNLKWRGSSNQRVIDIKKSLENNIIVEYI
- a CDS encoding efflux RND transporter permease subunit — encoded protein: MKIIEYSIKNKIVVLFATFVLTLAGIISYFRLGKLEDPEFKVKEAIVVTLYPGASPESVEQEVTDKIEMALRKIPNADIDSVSKASYSEVHIKIDESTPSDKVDQEWDVVRKKINDVKTSLPLGALPPIVLDDYGDVYGMFFAITSEGFSKEELYNYAKEIRKELEKTDGVAKTTLFGNSDTVIEVLVDRDKIASLGINEKMIALAFTGQNIPAYANSVLHGDKNLRFDIDQSFESIEDIENLVIYSTPAVLSIQKPTTVLLKDIAEVRRTEVKPYTTKMRYNGKEAIGLMLSPVSGTNVVETGKEISKKIELLKEDLPHGIEIEKVYYQPELVSTAINQFIINLVESVIVVVGVLLITMGIRSGLIIGSGLILSILGTLIAMLAMKIDLQRVSLGAFIIAMGMLVDNSIVVVDGVLDSLDNGDNKYTALTKPTSKTAIPLLGATFIAVIAFLPMYMMPTTAGEYIKSLFWVVAISLGLSWIISLTQTTVFCDIYLSENDFKGVESKGKLFHNRFVVILEKILIYKKLSMIVLLGAFFLSLLLFIKVPLSFFPESDKKGFVINLWNPEGTDIEYTNKINQVVESEVLKQEGVVSVTSAIGGSPSRYYISSIPELPNTALSQLIISVEKLEYINKIGEDVKDFVDNNFPDTRVEIRKYTNGIPTRYPIQLRIVGEDSNILREYSKKFENILRNIDGAENIQTDWKEKQLVIKPEIDKVKERESLVTALDIASSLNRTTNGIKIGTFKDGEENIPVLFKEKNDGREFNINNLGQVPVWGLGPRSIPFRELIKKENLVWENPIIVRKDGFRAIQIQADVKNGYRVEAVRKEFVKAIKESEIELPKGYKLEWSGEFYEQEKNTEEIISYIPLQLIIMFMTCVLLFGNLRDPFIIFGVLPLSFIGILPGLFITGRTFGFMAIIGTISLSGMMIKSGIVLIDQIRYEIYTLNKEPFKAVIDSSASRIRAVILAAGTTVLGMIPLMFDPLFSDMAITIVFGLTVATLLILFVVPLLYSIFYKIDKPKEN
- a CDS encoding efflux RND transporter periplasmic adaptor subunit: MKKYILVILLICLFTACKKEAKEEVIRSVKIQEINSMQDENFNIDFPAQISPSQKTVLAFKYAGKIKNINFESGDFVKKGQVIAIIDDTDYKVNLDAFSKKYEAAKAVAQNAEQQFARAEKLYKGDALAKKDYDNALMQRNVAISTFKEASAGLQNARNTLTDTKIVAPYDGYIDKKVANVGTVVPEGGPVVSFISNEITDISINASVKDIDYIKNAENISFKDSTKDKIYSLKIKSIAQNPDSINLTYPVVFTFSELNENDKFLSGQTGTVTIAVKNKGKEEILIPINAIFEDKGSNVYLFKDGQAVKTPIEIGELRETDKISVVKGLKTGDKVIVAGVSKLADGDKVKLLGGNK
- the nrdD gene encoding anaerobic ribonucleoside-triphosphate reductase — encoded protein: MKRVIKRDGSVIEFDKKRIINAISKTFIQASREPNMKLIEKIATQVEELPSKVLSVEEIQDIVVKKLMASSEKDIAMSYQSYRTLKAEIRDREKGIYKQISELVDASNEKLLSENANKDAKTISVQRDLLAGISSRDYYLNKIVPKHIKLAHIKGEIHLHDLDYLLFRETNCELVNIETMLRGGCNIGNAKMLEPNSVDVAVGHIVQIIASVSSNTYGGCSIPYLDRALVRYIKKTFKKHFLRGAKYIDDLKEEEIEELKKENLEYSNQFIKNKYPKTYEYSVDMTEESVKQAMQGLEYEINSLSTVNGQTPFTTIGIGTETSWEGKLVQKYVLKTRMAGFGAKKETAIFPKIVYAMCEGLNLNEEDPNWDISQLAFECMTKSIYPDILFITDEQLKNETVVYPMGCRAFLSPWKDENGKEKYAGRFNIGATTINLPRIAIKNRGDEEGFYRELDRILEICKDNCLFRAKYLENTVAEMAPILWMSGALAEKHQKDTIKDLIWGGYSTVSIGYIGLSEVSQLLYGKDFSESEEVYEKTFNILKYMADKILEYKQKYNLGFALYGTPSESLCDRFARVDKQEFGDIKGITDKGYYDNSFHVSSRINMSPFEKLRLEALGHKYSAGGHISYIETDSLTKNLEAIPEILKYAKMVGIHYMGINQPVDKCHICGYKGEFTATKEGFTCPQCGNHDSNEMSVIRRVCGYLSQPNARPFNKGKQEEIMHRVKHS